The DNA sequence CTACACCCGAAGCGAGTAAATTAAGGGTTGGCAGATCATCGCAAAAAATACGTACCTGTTGCCCATGAATGCTTGCTAAGCTTCGGGCTAGACGCCAGCAAACACCGGCATCACCATAGTTATCGACGATTTGACAGAAAATATCCCAACGCATGAGTAATTCGCTTTTTGAAACCCTTCAGCAGGATGTTAAACGGCTTCCCGGATTGCCGGGGGTATATCGCTTCTTTGATGAGGCGGGGCATATTCTGTATGTTGGCAAAGCTCGTAACCTTAAGAAGCGCGTTTCAAGTTATTTTCAGCGGACTCAGCTATCACCGCGTATTGAGCTGATGGTGGGCAAAATTGCCCGCTACGAGACAACGGTAACACGGACTGAAACCGAAGCCCTCATTCTAGAGAATAATCTCATCAAAGAGTTGGCTCCGCCATTCAATATTTTGTTTCGTGATGACAAGTCTTATCCCTACGTGATGTTAACGGGGCATCAGTTCCCACGGTTAGCTTCATATCGTGGAAAGGTAGATAAGCGCAATCACTACTTTGGCCCATTCCCAAATAGCTGGGCAGTTCGTAACTCAGTGCAGATCTTGCAGAAGGTATTTCGCTTGAGGACATGTGAAGACTCTGTTTTTAAGAATCGTAGTCGCCCCTGTTTGTTGCATCAAATTCATCGCTGTAGCGCTCCCTGCGTTGGTCGCCTCAGTGTTGAGCAATATGGGCAGGACGTTGCACAAGCAACACGGTTTTTGGAGGGTGATCACACTCAGGTTTTATCCGAGCTTGAAAAAGAAATGCATAAACATAGTGAAGCTATGGAATTTGAGATGGCGGCGGTATTGCGTGATCGCATCGCTGATCTATCAAGCGTTCTACAACAGCAGGCGATGGATACAGTTGCCGAAGGTGAGGGTGATGTGGATGTAATCGCTGTTGCACAGATGGAGGGAATGGTTTGTGTAAATCTGGCGATGATCCGGGGCGGTCGTCATCTTGGGGATCGAGCCTATTTCCCTAAGGGATTGCGCACTACATCCGGCGAGTTACCATCCTCCGCAGAGATATTGGAAGCATTTATTGCGCAGCATTATCTAGAAGAACGTGTAGAAGATGCAACGACGAATTTAATTCCTCCAGTATTGGTTTTGAATCATGCCTTGCAATCAAGAGGTGACGACCTTGGTGAATTAAATGAATCTCCACCTGAAGATTTGCATGAGTTACTCAATGCACAGGCCGGTAGAAAAATTACCTTCTTGCACCAGCCCCAAGGACAAAGGCGTCACTGGCTGGCGATGGCCGAAGGCAATGCCAAGATTGCTTTAACGAAACGCTTAGTAGAGACTGGTGGGCAGTTAGCAAGGGCCCGTGCCTTGGCCGACATCCTGAGTCTTGAATTAGAAAGCCTTGAACAGTTACGCATTGAATGTTTTGATATTAGCCACACTTCTGGTGAAGCTACACAAGCATCGTGTGTGGTGTATTCCAAGAATGCAATGCAATCGAGTGAGTATCGACGTTTCAATATCAATGACATCACGCCAGGCGATGACTACGCAGCAATGCGTCAAGTATTGCAAAGACGCTATGCCAATTTCCAAGAGTTGCCAGTAGAAAAAATTCCGCAAGTGATTTTGATTGATGGTGGTAAAGGTCAGGTAGAGATGGCACGTCAGGTGTTATCTGAATTTGGCATGGATGTGGGTTTGATTGTTGGCGTTGCTAAAGGTGAGGGTCGTAAGGTAGGGCTTGAAACGCTCATTTTTGCCGATGGGCGTGAACCTTTGGAGTTGGGTATCGATAGCGCTGCATTGTTATTGGTGGCACAGATACGGGACGAGGCGCACCGCTTTGCTATTACTGGCATGCGCGCCAAGCGTGCAAAAGCGAGGACGATTTCTCGTCTTGAAGAAATTGAGGGCATTGGCGCCAAGCGCCGGCAAAAGTTGTTGGCACGTTTTGGCGGTCTTAAAGGGGTTGCTAATGCCAGTATTGAGGAGATAGCCAGCGTAGAGGGTGTTTCTCTGACGTTGGCTGAACAAATTTATCGCCAGCTTCACTAGGGGTGACATCACTTGGTTTATGCTTAACAAATGCCCTTCAATTTACCAATAGCCCTGACCTGGTTGCGTGTTGCAGCAATCCCGCTGTTGGTGGCAATCTTTTATCTCCCCAATTATTGGCTCACGCCGTTTGAGAAGAATTTAATTGCAGCAATTATCTTTATCTCAGCTGCCATTACCGATTGGTTGGATGGCTTTTTAGCGCGTCGTTTAAAACAAGAATCTGCATTCGGTCAGTTTTTAGATCCTGTTGCTGACAAGCTCATTGTTACTGCTGCACTATTGGTTCTTCTTAATATGGATCGTGTGCAAGTTTGGGTAGCACTCATCATTATTGGAAGAGAAATCACAATTTCCGCCTTGAGAGAGTGGATGGCTTTGCTGGGGGCTGGAAAAAGTGTGGCGGTTCACATGGTTGGAAAACTTAAAACGACCGCTCAACTCATAGCCATTCCATTTTTATTGCTAAACGACACCTTATTTGGTTGGCTCAATTGCGCGCAAGTGGGTACCTGGTTAATTTGGATTGCATCTTTTTTAACGCTCTGGTCAATGTTCTATTACATGAAAAAGGCTTTGCCGCAGTTGGTTGGAAAAATCGACTAGGCGCACAAAAGCCCAGCCAATTAAGGCTTTCGAGGCAATTGCATTCCCCCGGTTTTTAGGTTTTACGAGGAATAATGCTTTCTTCGAGATTGTTTGTTAAACTATCGCCCTGTTATGCGGGAATAGCTCAGCTGGTAGAGCGATACCTTGCCAAGGTATAGGTCGGGAGTTCGAACCTCCTTTCCCGCTCCAAGTTCGATGGGAAGCCCTAAAAAGCTTCCCATTTTTGATTCAAGTGTTTGGCGCGTTGGCCGAGTGGTTAGGCAGGAGCCTGCAAAGCTTCGTACGGGGGTTCGATTCCCTCACGCGCCTCCAGTAATTTGTCTTGACGTATTAGGTGCATCACCTAAAATACTTTTAATTATTGCTAGCAAAAAGCGTCAACCACTCCAATTCAAATAAAGCAAACATGAGCACACTTCAAACTCTCAAAGTTAGCGCTCTTGCATTTTTCTTGGCTTCATTCCTAGGCGCATGTGCTAGCTCGGGTGACTCCCCATCAGGCTCGCCACAAGAGGTTCAAGAAGTTCAATCGCAGCTATTGGGTGACATGCTGTTGCCACAAGGTGCGCGATTGAATGGGGGTGATTCAATCATCATTGGTCGCGGCAATGAATGGGTTGGTAGAGCAGTCGTAAATGCTGTGCAAGGTTCAACCGATGTTTATGCCTTCTTTCAGTCTGAATATCCCAAGAATGGCTGGACGACAGTAACAGGAGTCAAGGCTAAAACAAGTATCTTGGTTTTTACAAAGGGTGATAGAACTGCAACGATTGAGATATCTGATGGATCGCTTGGTGGTCCAAAGGCAGTCATCGTTATTACTTCATCACCTAAAAATGCGAATGTTGTTGCCCCGACTCGAAAGTAACTGGATTAAGCAGCAATAGTAATTAAAAAGGCCTCTAACAAGAGGCCTTTTGCTTTAGTGGCTCTAGCTTAGAGCCCTTCAGCTCTAATTAAGCCAACGGCTTGACCTTCAACCGCAAAGTTTGGTTGACGATCATCTACCAAAATGTTTTTGAAGTCTGGATTTTCTGCTTGGAGTTCAATTACCATCCCGTTTGCAGTTTTCTTTTGCTGCCAACGTTTTACTGTTACTTCATCATCAAGTCGAGCAACCACGATGTCGCCATTGCGGACCTCAGTTGTTTTTCTGACAGCCAAATAATCGCCATCTAAAATTCCAGCATCGCGCATGCTCATGCCTTTTACTTTTAATAAGTAATCAGCACCTTTACTGAACAAGCTCGGATCAATCGGAACATGTTTCTCAATATGTTCGACCGCCATAATGGGTGAGCCAGCAGCAACTCTTCCAATTAACGGCAATGTGAGTTGTTGTAATGCGCCAGATGGTAAAGAGAGTTGGCGATATTTATTGCTGTTGTGTGTTTGATTAAATCGTTGCGGAATGCGAATGCCGCGTGAAGTTCCTGGCGTTAATTCGATATAACCTTTTTTAGCCAGCGCACGAAGATGCTCTTCTGCTGCATTGGCAGAGGCGAATCCTAGTTGCGTAGCAATTTCTGCGCGAGTTGGCGGAAGGCCGCTTTCATCGATCGCTTTAGTAATCAACTCCAAAATCTCATTCTGACGCGGAGTGAGTTTGGGGAGGGCAGTCAGCTCCTCAGGAAAATCGACTGTGTTTATGTCCATACTGGGATTGTATACAGCAGTTTTTGATAGATCAAGCAATTTAAAGGGGATAATGAGGGTATGAGCTCCGTTGAAAATCTCTCAGAAAATTCCCCCTACATCCTGGTTTTAGGCATGGGCGGCACGATTGCTGGTTTGGCATCCAATCCTGCAGATAAGCCTATGCAATACGAGGCTGGTCAAGTAGAAGTCGCCTCTTTGGTTGCCCATGTCCGATCTGTCATCCCTGAGGGTGTTAGTCTGGTTTCAAAGCAGGTGGCCAATGTCAACAGCAGAAATCTCACCGAGCCTTTGTTAACCCTTTTGGGGGAGGCTGTCAGAGAGGCCCTTGCTAACCCCTTGGTTCAAGGCGTAGTGGTCACTCACGGAACGGACACAATGGAAGAGACGGGGGTATTCTTACAGCTCACGTGTGGTAAATATGCTCAAAATTTAGGCAAAAGAGTGATTCTGACAGGGGCTATGTTGCCAGCAAATGCACTTCAGGCTGATGGCCCATCAAACCTCTTGGATGCTATTCGTTGGGCCTCTACACCAATTGATAACTGCCCAGGCGGCATCTATGCAGTCATGGATGGCAGGGGCTGTTTAGCCATGGATTTAGCTAAGCGACATGGTAGCGCCCTCAACGCCCCTATTCAAAGCTCTCCCAGTAGTTCGGTTGGGCTTATCAACCCCTCTTGGCTTTCAGGTGTCAAGGCGGTTCAGGAGCTGTGGACTGAGGATTTGCCGATTCCCAAAGAAACTGAGTGGCCTTGGGTGGAGATATTGACCAGTCATGCAGGAGCACGTTCAGAAACGATTACCCACTGGCTGAATTCCAAGGTTAAGGGTCTAGTACTTGCTGGCACTGGAATGGGGGGATTTCATGATGCATGGAAAGAATCCTTGGTTGCTGCTGTAAAACATGGAATTGCCTTGGTTAGAACAACGAGAACTGGTGCAGGCGAAACTCTGCCGGATTTGCCCGAAAAGGACATCTCTGGATGTTTAGCCTCGGGGAGTCTTTCTGCGCCTAGAGCGAGAATTGCCCTTCAGTTATCACTAAATGCGGAAAAACAAGCCCAAGCAGCAGGTAAATCCCTGACTTGGCAGGATTTTTTTGCTAGAATAGCGGTCTTGCCTGTAATTCGGTAAGCGCTGAAAAGCGGCTGTAAAAGTGTTGTTAGCAGTACCTACAATTTGTTACTACCTTGTCACACTGGCGCTGAGTTCACAACCATCAGAACTTAGCAAGACGCCCAGGTGACTTCATCCTTAAGGAGTGTTTGATGCGTCATTATGAAATCGTCTTTATCGTCCATCCGGACCAAAGCGAGCAAGTGCCAGCGATGATCGATCGTTACAAAGCTACATTAGCAGCTGCGGGCGGCAAAATTCATCGTATGGAAGACTGGGGTCGTCGTCAGATGGCTTACATGATCGACAAGCTTGCTAAAGCCCATTACGTTTGCATGAACATTGAGTGCGACCAGAAAACTCTGGAAGAGCTCGAGCATGCGTTCAAATTTAACGATGCAGTTTTGCGTCACCTCATCATCAAGACTAAGAAAGCTGAAACAGAGCCTTCCATCATGATGAAAGAAGTGCAGCGTGAAGAAGCGCGCAAATCAGCTCAATCTGACGCTCCTGTAGCGGCAGCCTAAGTTAGAAATTTGAAGAGGAATACACAGACTAGAAAACGTATCAGAGAAGCGGAGCGGCGTTGAATCATTTCACCCTCACTGCGATCTTGGTATCTAAAGACGCGATTCGATTTACACCTGCAGGAATACCTGTGATGCATTGCCAGCTAGAACATAGTGGCCAAGCAAACGAGGTAGGAGTAGCAAGGAAAATTCAGATGAACGTTGAAGCCATCACAATCGGTCCAATACAAAAGGACTTAGAGCGAATGGATTTAGGAACTGAGGCGGTGTTTGAAGGATTCTTGGCACCCAAGACTCTACGTAATCAAAGACTTGTTTTCCATATTACCCATATTCAATTGAAAAATTAAAGAGGAAATCATCATGGCGTTTGGAAAGAAACCCGATTTCAAAAAGAAACCAGCTCAGAACCCATTGTTCAAGCGTAAGCGTTATTGCCGTTTCACTGTTGCTGGCGTAGAACAGATCGACTACAAAGATGTGGACACATTGAAGGACTTCATTGGCGAAAACGCCAAGATCACTCCTGCTCGTTTGACAGGCACAAAAGCTAAATATCAGCGTCAGCTAGACACTGCTATCAAGCGTGCTCGTTACTTGGCTTTATTGCCATTCTCTGATCAACATAAGAAATAATTGGGAGCCCTCAATGCAAATCATTCTTTTAGAAAAAGTAACAAACCTGGGCAACCTCGGCGACATCGTTCGCGTTAAAGACGGTTTCGCTCGCAACTTCTTAATTCCACAACGTAAAGCTCGTCGTGCGACTGAGGCAGCTATTGCTGACTTTGCAGTTCGTCGTGCTGAGTTAGAGAAATTGGCTGCTGAGAAATTGGCTGCTGCTGAAGCTGTTGGCATCAAGCTCAAAGACATGGTTCTCGAAATCAGTCAAAAAGCGGGTGTTGATGGTCGTTTGTTTGGTTCTGTAACCAATCATGACATCGCTGATGCTTTGAAAGCTAAAGGTTTCACAATTGAGAAGTCTTCAGTTCGTTTGCCTACTGGCCCATTGAAAATGGTTG is a window from the Polynucleobacter sp. MWH-Aus1W21 genome containing:
- the rpsR gene encoding 30S ribosomal protein S18; protein product: MAFGKKPDFKKKPAQNPLFKRKRYCRFTVAGVEQIDYKDVDTLKDFIGENAKITPARLTGTKAKYQRQLDTAIKRARYLALLPFSDQHKK
- the pgsA gene encoding CDP-diacylglycerol--glycerol-3-phosphate 3-phosphatidyltransferase, which gives rise to MPFNLPIALTWLRVAAIPLLVAIFYLPNYWLTPFEKNLIAAIIFISAAITDWLDGFLARRLKQESAFGQFLDPVADKLIVTAALLVLLNMDRVQVWVALIIIGREITISALREWMALLGAGKSVAVHMVGKLKTTAQLIAIPFLLLNDTLFGWLNCAQVGTWLIWIASFLTLWSMFYYMKKALPQLVGKID
- a CDS encoding asparaginase, coding for MSSVENLSENSPYILVLGMGGTIAGLASNPADKPMQYEAGQVEVASLVAHVRSVIPEGVSLVSKQVANVNSRNLTEPLLTLLGEAVREALANPLVQGVVVTHGTDTMEETGVFLQLTCGKYAQNLGKRVILTGAMLPANALQADGPSNLLDAIRWASTPIDNCPGGIYAVMDGRGCLAMDLAKRHGSALNAPIQSSPSSSVGLINPSWLSGVKAVQELWTEDLPIPKETEWPWVEILTSHAGARSETITHWLNSKVKGLVLAGTGMGGFHDAWKESLVAAVKHGIALVRTTRTGAGETLPDLPEKDISGCLASGSLSAPRARIALQLSLNAEKQAQAAGKSLTWQDFFARIAVLPVIR
- the rpsF gene encoding 30S ribosomal protein S6; this encodes MRHYEIVFIVHPDQSEQVPAMIDRYKATLAAAGGKIHRMEDWGRRQMAYMIDKLAKAHYVCMNIECDQKTLEELEHAFKFNDAVLRHLIIKTKKAETEPSIMMKEVQREEARKSAQSDAPVAAA
- the priB gene encoding primosomal replication protein N, which translates into the protein MNHFTLTAILVSKDAIRFTPAGIPVMHCQLEHSGQANEVGVARKIQMNVEAITIGPIQKDLERMDLGTEAVFEGFLAPKTLRNQRLVFHITHIQLKN
- the lexA gene encoding transcriptional repressor LexA; amino-acid sequence: MDINTVDFPEELTALPKLTPRQNEILELITKAIDESGLPPTRAEIATQLGFASANAAEEHLRALAKKGYIELTPGTSRGIRIPQRFNQTHNSNKYRQLSLPSGALQQLTLPLIGRVAAGSPIMAVEHIEKHVPIDPSLFSKGADYLLKVKGMSMRDAGILDGDYLAVRKTTEVRNGDIVVARLDDEVTVKRWQQKKTANGMVIELQAENPDFKNILVDDRQPNFAVEGQAVGLIRAEGL
- the uvrC gene encoding excinuclease ABC subunit UvrC yields the protein MSNSLFETLQQDVKRLPGLPGVYRFFDEAGHILYVGKARNLKKRVSSYFQRTQLSPRIELMVGKIARYETTVTRTETEALILENNLIKELAPPFNILFRDDKSYPYVMLTGHQFPRLASYRGKVDKRNHYFGPFPNSWAVRNSVQILQKVFRLRTCEDSVFKNRSRPCLLHQIHRCSAPCVGRLSVEQYGQDVAQATRFLEGDHTQVLSELEKEMHKHSEAMEFEMAAVLRDRIADLSSVLQQQAMDTVAEGEGDVDVIAVAQMEGMVCVNLAMIRGGRHLGDRAYFPKGLRTTSGELPSSAEILEAFIAQHYLEERVEDATTNLIPPVLVLNHALQSRGDDLGELNESPPEDLHELLNAQAGRKITFLHQPQGQRRHWLAMAEGNAKIALTKRLVETGGQLARARALADILSLELESLEQLRIECFDISHTSGEATQASCVVYSKNAMQSSEYRRFNINDITPGDDYAAMRQVLQRRYANFQELPVEKIPQVILIDGGKGQVEMARQVLSEFGMDVGLIVGVAKGEGRKVGLETLIFADGREPLELGIDSAALLLVAQIRDEAHRFAITGMRAKRAKARTISRLEEIEGIGAKRRQKLLARFGGLKGVANASIEEIASVEGVSLTLAEQIYRQLH
- the rplI gene encoding 50S ribosomal protein L9, translating into MQIILLEKVTNLGNLGDIVRVKDGFARNFLIPQRKARRATEAAIADFAVRRAELEKLAAEKLAAAEAVGIKLKDMVLEISQKAGVDGRLFGSVTNHDIADALKAKGFTIEKSSVRLPTGPLKMVGDHPVAVAVHTDVVADITIRVVGEQA